In one window of Flavobacterium ginsengisoli DNA:
- a CDS encoding HAD family hydrolase has protein sequence MKKTIKTTGCKLALIWLLMALAAGCKKETLKDQNKDRPAQEISSENNSPLSSWNDTKVKQDIIAYVKDVTNTESPNFIPVKDRIATFDNDGTLWAEQPFYFQLFFALDQVKALAPKHPEWKSKRPFKAVLENNMGELMKQGKAGLMQIVAVSHAGMSTDEFEASVGKWISTAKHPTKKKLYKELIYQPMLELVKYLQDNHFKVFIVSGGGIDFMRAWAEEVYGIPKDQIVGSTLQAKYDYNNGKPVITKLPALDFNDDKEGKPVAIEKYIGKKPVFAAGNSDGDLQMLQWAASNKYKNFELYVHHTDSIREWAYDRKSPVGTLNKGLDEGKAKNWAFADMKNDWKVIFPGN, from the coding sequence ATGAAAAAGACAATAAAAACTACAGGATGTAAACTGGCACTTATCTGGTTATTAATGGCACTAGCTGCAGGCTGTAAAAAAGAAACGTTAAAAGATCAGAATAAAGATAGGCCGGCCCAAGAGATCTCATCTGAGAATAATTCTCCTCTGAGCTCATGGAACGATACAAAAGTAAAACAGGACATCATTGCCTATGTAAAAGATGTAACCAATACAGAAAGCCCTAATTTTATACCTGTAAAGGACCGCATCGCAACTTTTGACAATGACGGTACTTTATGGGCTGAACAGCCTTTTTATTTCCAACTTTTCTTCGCCTTGGATCAGGTCAAAGCCCTAGCTCCCAAACATCCGGAATGGAAAAGCAAGCGACCTTTTAAAGCAGTGCTGGAAAATAATATGGGGGAACTGATGAAGCAGGGCAAAGCTGGATTGATGCAGATTGTAGCCGTCAGCCATGCAGGAATGTCTACCGATGAATTCGAGGCTAGCGTGGGCAAATGGATCAGCACGGCGAAGCATCCGACAAAGAAAAAACTTTACAAAGAACTCATTTACCAGCCTATGCTTGAATTGGTTAAATATCTACAGGATAACCATTTCAAAGTATTTATCGTTTCTGGGGGCGGTATTGATTTCATGCGCGCATGGGCTGAGGAAGTCTACGGAATCCCAAAAGACCAGATTGTGGGCAGCACACTTCAGGCAAAATATGACTACAACAATGGCAAACCGGTGATAACAAAACTGCCTGCCCTGGATTTTAATGATGACAAAGAGGGAAAACCAGTTGCAATAGAAAAGTATATTGGAAAAAAACCGGTTTTCGCGGCAGGAAATTCAGACGGGGACCTTCAGATGCTACAGTGGGCCGCTTCCAATAAATACAAGAATTTTGAATTGTATGTCCACCATACAGATTCTATCCGCGAATGGGCATATGACAGAAAATCTCCGGTGGGGACACTCAATAAAGGGCTTGATGAGGGAAAGGCTAAAAATTGGGCTTTTGCAGACATGAAAAACGATTGGAAAGTGATTTTTCCGGGCAATTAA